Sequence from the Nitrosopumilus maritimus SCM1 genome:
TGAGGTTCATACTGTTGCGGGTGCCTTTGAAGCAATGAAAAATACTCTTACCATTGCATAATTAATGATCAAATTCTAATACTTTGAAATTCCTTTCAAATCATGGAGTATGAAATTAAAAAGAAGATCCATATCACATGTCCTCATTGTGAAAAAGCAATAGAGACTGAAATTGAAATCGAGCTAGAAATCGAAGAGAAGAAAAAGAAAGACAAGAAGAAAGATAAGAAAAAAGACAAGAAAGAAAAGAAAAAGGATAAGAAAAAATCAAAAAAGAAATCAAAGAAATAATCTAAACCTGAAAAATTTAGCTCATCCTATTTAGCTCTGCCTATTTTTCCTCATGTATTTATAATATAACGGGGTTATTTCGCTCATGGCAACTGAAAACCTTGACATGGATTATTCAAAATATGATTTTAAGGACTCTACAGAAATGTATGTCCACCTTAGCAAGAAAGGCCTGACTAAGGAAACTGTAATCGAAATCAGTAAAATGAAAGATGAACCACAATGGATGCTTGATTTTAGATTACGTTCTTACGAAGTCTTCATGAAAAAACCAATGCCAACTTGGGGTGGAGATCTTAGTCTAATTGATTTTCAAAATATCTACTATTATGCAAAAGCATCTGAGAAAACAGAAAAGAACTGGGATGATGTTCCAGAAGATGTCAAAAACACTTTTGACAAATTAGGAATTCCAGAAGCTGAAAAGAAATTCTTAGCAGGTGTTGGTGCACAATACGAATCAGAAGTTGTATACCACAGCTTAAGAGAAGATTTAGCAAAACAAGGTGTTCTCTTTTTAGATACTGACGCAGCTCTAAAAGAACATCCTGAACTTTTCAAAAAATACTTTGGAAAAGTTATTCCTCCAGAGGATAACAAATTCGCAGCACTAAACAGTGCAGTTTGGAGTGGTGGCTCATTCATCTACGTTCCACCTGGTGTCAAAGTTGACATGCCACTTCAAGCATACTTTAGAATTAATGCTGAAAACATTGGTCAGTTTGAAAGAACATTGATTGTTGTTGATGAAGGTGCAGATGTACATTACATTGAAGGTTGTACTGCTCCTGTTTACTCTTCAGAGTCATTACACTCTGCAGTTGTTGAACTAGTTGCACACAAAGATGCACATCTAAGATATACAACAATCCAAAACTGGAGTAACGATGTCTACAATCTTGTAACAAAACGTGCTTATGCATATGAAGGTGCAACAGTTGAATGGATTGATGGAAACATTGGAAGTAAACTTACAATGAAATATCCTGGAGTCTACCTTATGGGCGAACGTGCTTATGGTGAAACACTATCTATTGCATTTGCAGGCAAAGGACAACACCAAGACACAGGCGCAAAAATGGTTCACATGGCA
This genomic interval carries:
- the sufB gene encoding Fe-S cluster assembly protein SufB, which translates into the protein MATENLDMDYSKYDFKDSTEMYVHLSKKGLTKETVIEISKMKDEPQWMLDFRLRSYEVFMKKPMPTWGGDLSLIDFQNIYYYAKASEKTEKNWDDVPEDVKNTFDKLGIPEAEKKFLAGVGAQYESEVVYHSLREDLAKQGVLFLDTDAALKEHPELFKKYFGKVIPPEDNKFAALNSAVWSGGSFIYVPPGVKVDMPLQAYFRINAENIGQFERTLIVVDEGADVHYIEGCTAPVYSSESLHSAVVELVAHKDAHLRYTTIQNWSNDVYNLVTKRAYAYEGATVEWIDGNIGSKLTMKYPGVYLMGERAYGETLSIAFAGKGQHQDTGAKMVHMAPNTTSKITSKSVSRLDGRSTYRGLLNVAKGATNVKSTVRCDALLLDDTSKTDTYPYMEINQEDATITHEATVGKIGDEQIFYLMSRGFSEEEALSLIVNGFMEPFTKELPMEYAVELNRLIKLEMDDSVG